In Deinococcus irradiatisoli, the genomic stretch CTGACGCAGGCCCAGGCTGATGCGGCGGTCCTTGGGATCGATCCGCAGGATGATCGCCTCGACTTCGTCACCTTCCTTGAGCACTTCGTTGGGGTGACGCACCCGCTTGGTCCACGACAGTTCGCTGACGTGCACCAGCCCTTCCAGGCCCGGCTCGATCTCTACGAACGCACCGAAGTTGGTGAGGTTGGTGACCTTGCCCTTGACCTTCTGGCCGATGCTGTACTTGTCGATGGCGCTTTCCCAGGGATCGGTGGTGAGCGCCTTCATGCTGAGGTTGATGCGGTCGCGGCCGGGATCGACGTCGATGACCTGCACCTGCACCTTGTCGCCCACCTTGACCACGTCGCGGGGGTGGTTGAAGCGGCCGTAGGTGAGTTCCGAGCGGTGCACCAGACCGTCGATGCCGCCGAGGTTGACGAACACGCCGAAATCGGTGATCTCAACGACGTCGCCCTCGAACTTGGCGCCGGGCTCCAGCTGACCCATGGTGCTCTCGCGGGCCTGGGCCTTCTGGGCTTCCATGATGGCGCGGTGCGAGATGATCACCCGGTTGCGCTTGCGGTTGAGCTCGATGAGCTTGACTTCCAGCGGCTTGCCCACGTAGGGATCGAGGTCGTTGACCCGGCGGGTGTCCACCTGGCTGGCCGGGAGGAAGGCCCGGATGCCGTCAATCATGGCGACCAGACCGCCGCGCACCTTCTCGACGATGTCGACAGTGAACGACTCGTCGCGCTCCTGCACGCCGGCCAGCACGCGCCAGCCCTTGTCTTGCTCGGCGCGCTTCTTGCTCAGCACGATCTGGCCGTTGGCAAGGTCGCTGCGCACCACGTAGGCCTCGATTGAGTCGCCGGGCTTGTACATCTGCTGGGCTTCTTCCTGCGTCACCGGCTCGTCACCGAGCTGGTTGAAGGGAATCACGCCTTCGATCTTGGCGCCCACGTCCACG encodes the following:
- a CDS encoding 30S ribosomal protein S1; this translates as MEDQVSRTPDQAGDIQPTTDTAQGSATTPAAENTAAQTPAPAAAAPSAPQASAGRQERSDDDYPAMTMEDVLATLDTDNQDSAAPSRGDVVNGTVVFIGSEGIAVDVGAKIEGVIPFNQLGDEPVTQEEAQQMYKPGDSIEAYVVRSDLANGQIVLSKKRAEQDKGWRVLAGVQERDESFTVDIVEKVRGGLVAMIDGIRAFLPASQVDTRRVNDLDPYVGKPLEVKLIELNRKRNRVIISHRAIMEAQKAQARESTMGQLEPGAKFEGDVVEITDFGVFVNLGGIDGLVHRSELTYGRFNHPRDVVKVGDKVQVQVIDVDPGRDRINLSMKALTTDPWESAIDKYSIGQKVKGKVTNLTNFGAFVEIEPGLEGLVHVSELSWTKRVRHPNEVLKEGDEVEAIILRIDPKDRRISLGLRQATDDPWSSLPDRYPPGTPVKGKVTGLTDFGVFMEIEEGIEGLIHISELDLQRVNNPADLFKKGDDIEAVILNIDPVEQRASLSRRRALGGAPARGGDFVSQGGGSRTPSFGGQQGGGRSGGRGGRRGGDYEYSFNAKDAQQGGGKISTKLGDVYADLFAQFGLGGDKKEEAAPASNEGEKQSE